One part of the Anopheles merus strain MAF chromosome 3L, AmerM5.1, whole genome shotgun sequence genome encodes these proteins:
- the LOC121599062 gene encoding pickpocket protein 28-like, giving the protein MVETKFPKLRTSVPASEANLWEPELLNESYKESGPRSLWVDYCMNSTIHGFKYLVGNKRTTIERIWWIVVCLLSLYGCGTLIHSVYIKWDKEPVVVTFGEKPVPVFTIPFPAVTICPETKVRKKDLDFTTAYQLYNDEELWQFMAKASVFGILSAICLFYSRIDKLEALLQVCDFSFGIEMNNESYADDVVPLLQRMAIPFEDMFLLCGWREQVIDCSDFFKQTLTEAGICYTFNSLAADDLMRRDQLHSEYEYMAENQSSKQWNMDEGYSSRAGGDTYPRRAFGAGRRAGLFVITKVQISDMDYMCGNSFQGFKVHLHSPVQYPRMVNEFFRIPLSQEVSVSVEPLLFDTTANVRRYAPSRRLCYYNHERYLRYFKVYSKYNCDIECLSNYTLKTCGCVPFPLPRTKDDRICGMGKASCADMALSVLEEMDLLHELNKTDNFLEHCNCLPSCNALFYNTEISQAMFDWRKLAENIHLIAGVDDNTELSYLSIYFKVSRFIPIKRSELFGISDFLANCGGVLGLFMGVSILSIVELVYYCTLKPLIARTRSGNDRAETARAVKSTLILPPPEYGLAGDIRIRKASTNKW; this is encoded by the exons TACGCACGTCAGTACCTGCCTCAGAGGCCAATCTCTGGGAGCCGGAGCTCCTGAACGAGTCATATAAAGAGAGTGGCCCGCGCAGTCTTTGGGTAGACTACTGTATGAACAGTACGATCCATGGGTTTAAGTACCTTGTAGGCAATAAGCGGACAACTATTGAGAG AATCTGGTGGATTGTTGTGTGTCTGCTATCACTGTACGGTTGTGGAACACTCATACACAGTGTCTACATAAAGTGGGACAAAGAACCAGTTGTGGTAACGTTCGGAGAGAAGCCAGTCCCCGTGTTTACAATTCCCTTTCCAGCGGTAACGATCTGTCCCGAGACAAAGGTGCGCAAGAAGGATCTCGACTTCACGACCGCTTATCAGCTGTACAATGATGAGGAGTTGTGGCAATTTATGGC aaaagcttcagtTTTTGGTATACTGAGCGCCATTTGCTTATTCTACTCCAGAATTGACAAGCTAGAGGCCCTGCTGCAGGTGTGTGACTTTTCGTTCGGCATCGAGATGAATAACGAATCGTACGCGGACGACGTGGTACCGCTCCTGCAGCGCATGGCAATACCGTTCGAGGATATGTTTTTGCTGTGCGGTTGGCGAGAGCAGGTGATCGATTGCAGCGACTTTTTCAAGCAAACGCTCACCGAGGCGGGAATTTGCTACACCTTCAACTCGCTCGCTGCGGACGATCTGATGCGGCGCGATCAGCTGCACTCGGAGTACGAGTACATGGCGGAGAATCAATCCTCCAAGCAGTGGAACATGGACGAAGGGTACAGTAGCCGGGCCGGGGGAGACACGTACCCAAGGCGTGCCTTTGGAGCAGGAAGACGCGCCGGGTTGTTTGTCATAACGAAGGTTCAGATATCGGATATGGACTATATGTGTGGG AACTCATTCCAAGGGTTTAAGGTGCACCTACACTCACCGGTACAGTATCCAAGGATGGTGAACGAGTTCTTTCGCATCCCGCTTAGCCAGGAAGTGTCCGTGTCGGTGGAACCGCTCCTGTTCGACACCACTGCCAATGTGCGACGGTATGCTCCAAGTCGGCGGCTCTGTTACTACAATCACGAGCGATACCTGCGCTATTTCAAGGTGTACTCCAAGTACAACTGTGACATTGAGTGTCTTTCCAACTATACGCTGAAGACTTGCGGTTGCGTACCGTTTCCGTTGCCTCGCACCAAGGATGACAGGATCTGTGGGATGGGCAAGGCTAGCTGTGCCGATATGGCACTGTCCGTGCTGGAGGAGATGGACCTGCTGCATGAGCTAAACAAAACCGACAATTTTCTGGAGCACTGCAACTGTTTGCCGTCCTGTAATGCACTGTTCTACAACACGGAAATATCGCAGGCAATGTTCGATTGGAGAAAGCTGGCGGAGAACATTCATCTCATCGCTGGCGTGGATGACAA TACGGAACTGTCCTATCTTTCGATATACTTCAAAGTGTCGCGCTTCATCCCGATCAAGCGGAGCGAACTGTTTGGCATCAGTGACTTTCTCGCCAATTGCGGCGGCGTTTTGGGCCTGTTCATGGGCGTCAGCATACTGAGCATCGTCGAGCTCGTCTACTACTGCACACTGAAaccgctcattgcacgcacCAGATCCGGCAACGATCGGGCCGAAACGGCCAGGGCGGTCAAATCGACGCTCATTCTTCCACCGCCCGAGTACGGGCTGGCGGGCGACATTCGTATTCGCAAAGCCTCCACCAACAAGTGGTAA